ACTGTGATGATGTCCGCCCTTGAACAGGATCTGGGCCAGCAGGACAAGTCCCCAGGCCTGCCAGTAGGTAATTTCGGTCAAGCCGAAAATCTGCGGCATAAGCCAGTTCCACAGAAACATGACCACCAGGCCGAAAATCAGGGCCAGAAATGCCGCGCCCAGTATTCCGAGGATAACCCAGGGAATGATCCGGAATACCTTGAACTGTCTGTCCTTGTGAATGTGCATAGTATCTCCTCCCGATAAATATCAGTGTTCCATTTCATCAAAAAAAACTTTAAGATCTGCAAGCCGCCTGCGAAGGAAGCGCAGGGCATAGCGTTTGCGGGCCGTAAGGGTATTGATTGAGACACCCGTCAGTTCGGAAATCTCCGCAAAGGTTCTTCCATCCACCGCCTGGAGCAGAAATACCTCCCGCTGCTCAGGGGGAAGTTCATCGAGACTCTCATACAGGGCGTCTATCATCTCCTCCCGCAGCAGGGCATCTTCGACACCCGGAGAGCGGTCATCCATCAGATCATTTTCTCCCTCGAGGGTCCCGGGTACAACGGAGGATTCTCTTTTAAGCCAGGTCTGTTTTGAACGGTAATAATCGATGATTCGGTTTCGTGCAGCCGCCCAGATCCAGGCACCAAGATTTTCCACAGGGCTCAGGGCATCCAGGTTCTCGGCGGCCCTGGTAAACAGGTCCTGCAACAGGTCTTCCGCATCCCCGGGGTTGCCTATGCGCTTCCTTATAAAGGAGAGAAGCTGACTGGATTTTTCACGAAAGAGTGTATCGAGCCTGCGGCTCATCTTCGCCTCCTACATGTATAGTAGACGTATCCGCAGGCTTTTTGGTGCAGCTTGTGCGTAACTTTTTTTGAAAAAGTCAGGTGGATTCAGGTCCTGAGGTTTACTCAACCTGCTGTTTTTTTCTTCTGGTATTCACAAAACGCTGGAAGTCGTTGATGTTTTTGACGACAATCCGGTCACTGAATATATCCACCCGCCGCTGGGCGACGAAATGGTTCAGGATCTGCCTGACCTTGTCCGTGCTCATCCCCGCCCAGTG
This window of the Marispirochaeta aestuarii genome carries:
- a CDS encoding RNA polymerase sigma factor is translated as MSRRLDTLFREKSSQLLSFIRKRIGNPGDAEDLLQDLFTRAAENLDALSPVENLGAWIWAAARNRIIDYYRSKQTWLKRESSVVPGTLEGENDLMDDRSPGVEDALLREEMIDALYESLDELPPEQREVFLLQAVDGRTFAEISELTGVSINTLTARKRYALRFLRRRLADLKVFFDEMEH